One segment of Ziziphus jujuba cultivar Dongzao chromosome 12, ASM3175591v1 DNA contains the following:
- the LOC107428927 gene encoding transmembrane emp24 domain-containing protein p24delta9, translated as MVESRLAVFLLVVGFLSFTSESLRFDLKSGLTKCISEDINSNSMTVGKYSIVNPNEGHPLPDSHKLTVRVTSQYGNTLHSADHQDSGQFSFAAAEAGSYMTCFFAPDHKPETTLTVDFDWRTGVSTKDWSNVAKKGSVELMELELKKMLDTVTTIHEEMFYLRLKEEEMQELNKSTSTKMTVFTLLSIVICLSVAGMQLWHLKTFFEKKKLI; from the exons ATGGTGGAATCACGGCTAGCAGTATTTCTTTTGGTCGTGGGGTTTCTATCATTTACATCTGAGTCCCTTCGGTTCGACCTGAAATCTGGCCTCACCAAATGCATTTCAGAAGATATAAACAGCAATTCGATGACGGTGGGCAAGTACAGCATCGTCAACCCCAACGAGGGTCATCCTCTTCCCGATTCCCACAAGCTCACAGTCCGG GTAACTTCGCAATATGGGAATACCCTTCACTCTGCGGACCACCAGGATTCAGGGCAGTTCTCATTTGCGGCTGCGGAGGCCGGAAGTTACATGACTTGCTTCTTTGCCCCTGATCACAAGCCCGAGACCACGTTGACTGTTGATTTTGATTGGAGGACTGGGGTTTCTACTAAAGATTGGTCCAATGTTGCTAAGAAAGGCTCTGTTGAG CTAATGGAATTGGAGCTGAAGAAAATGTTAGATACTGTTACTACCATTCATGAGGAAATGTTCTATCTTCGTTTAAA AGAGGAAGAAATGCAGGAGCTCAACAAATCAACTAGCACCAAGATGACCGTGTTTACTCTTCTCTCAATTGTTATTTGCTTATCGGTGGCAGGAATGCAGTTATGGCACTTGAAGACCTTTTTTGAGAAAAAGAAGCTCATTTAA